The Vibrio marisflavi CECT 7928 region TTTTAAGTGAAGCGTCAAGAAGTGAAAAAGCGAGTAAGACCGTAAACAACTTAAAACAAGATCTTACGAAGCTATTGTCTGATTAAGGAGTTTCAGATGCTGTACGCATTTTTAATTATTGTTCTTGTAGTAGCCTGCTGGATTGCTGCTCAAGAGAAGCCTTTGCTGCACGTAAAGTTCAAAGGAGGTGTCATTGTTTGGTCAAAAGGGCATTTCCCACAAATGTTCAAACATAATGTCATAGAAATTGGTGAAATAGTCCCATTTGATGGTGAGATAAAAGTGTTTCAGAGGCGATCTGGGCCTGAAATTAAGTTTTCACATATCATTCCTCAAAAAGTAAAACAAAGAATTAGTAATGTTTTCCCTCACCAAGGCTTTATATCTGACGGTGAAGATAGAAAGAAAGGCTAGTTAGAGTCGTATAGTTTAATTAATTATAATAACTCGTAACTTTATTCTCGTTGATACTATACGCTTATCTAGCGTTCTTTTGTCTACTTGATAATAGAAACAATATGTTCGGAATAAGTAATTGCCTCTAAGTTTCTGTTTTATTTACGTATAATCTCTTATGTTCTAGCTGATTACTTGCACAGGAAATATGTGCAATAGAATGAGCCACCTCATTAGAATATTTATTCTTTTTCTGAGTTTTACAAGCTTAAATATAATATTCCAAATTTGTTCATCGACGTTCAATTACAACAGGCATAACATTCAAACTAGAAAGCTTGTTTGAGGAGAGTATTAATGAAAGTTGTAGTTGAGTTTTTGGAGTCTGGTCGTTTTAGAGATAACTTTTGGGATGGTGAGTTCTACGTAAATCGTGGCGAACGTCGAGCGGTAACCCCTTCTTTTGCTGCACAACTAATTACCAACCAAATTGCATCTTTGCAACGTATTGAAGATAGTAAAAACTCGTAGTATTTAAACTGTAAGTTACCTGACGCTTTGAGCCGGTCAAGTTGTTGTTCGGCTTAAGCTTCTTTCAAAAACTGTCCATTCTCTATCTCATTTTCTTCCTCTTCCCACTGAAAGACTACATATTTAAATCGTTACATTTTTTCATAGTTACTTTGTGTTGTTGGTTACTACTATTCTGCGAGTTCTTTGGTAACCTTTTGTTCACAAACATTTGGCGCAATATAAATATAAGCATCGGTTCTTTCCAAGGTGCATCGCTGTAACTAAAGGAATAACGTCATGATTGAGTCGAAGGAAACGATAGTCCGTTGGCTAATGTCCGTTGGAATAGTCATCTTCGTTTTTATTATTGTTTACGCTAGTTTTACACGTGAAAGCTTTTCTGATAATCGATACAAAACACTCAAAGAATTTACACAACTAAGTCATGCACAAAGGCATAGTATTGTTGAAGATTATGTCTCCATACAGCACATCAATCAGAATAAAATGGATGCTTTCTATGCATGTGTTAGTGAACATGCCTTTACTAAAAACCCCAATACTGAGCTAGGCTACATTGCAAAGCTATGCAAGAAAGATTATGAAAATAACTTGTTGTCTCGGTATGTCAGTTTCGACAATTTTGAAAAGGGTTTTAACAAAGACAATGGTTCATATGAAGAGCTGAACAACATCCTCAAGAATAGAATAGGCAATACTCACTCTTATCAACCAATTACGACTTCATATAGATTTGTCACTTATGGAACTACGATGCCAAAAGCTATAGTCAAAACCCGTTTTAGCGAAAAAAATAGTTCGGGGAAAATAGTTAAGCGTGATGCAACAGCTTCTGTCGACGTGTCTACTGGAAAGGTTTTAAGGGTTATAAGTGTTTTGTAAAAATGCTCATCAATCCATTGTTATTGCTAGCTAGTTTTATGCTGAACCTGTAACCTTGCTTCTATCTTTTATGATTCCAATAACGGTTAAGTAGGCAGTTAAAATGAAGGTTTCATTTATCGGAGCTCAAGGAACAGGAAAGACTACAACATTGGAGCGAGTTGTAAGTAAACTATCGGGTACTTACCATATCGTACCTGATCAATATAGGCTTCTTAGTCGCGATCTCGGGTATGACAAACCGAGGTCAGTAGTGTTAGAAGCAGGGGAGTCTCAACGT contains the following coding sequences:
- a CDS encoding DUF3634 family protein, encoding MLYAFLIIVLVVACWIAAQEKPLLHVKFKGGVIVWSKGHFPQMFKHNVIEIGEIVPFDGEIKVFQRRSGPEIKFSHIIPQKVKQRISNVFPHQGFISDGEDRKKG